The Vidua macroura isolate BioBank_ID:100142 chromosome 4, ASM2450914v1, whole genome shotgun sequence genome window below encodes:
- the LOC128806936 gene encoding uncharacterized protein LOC128806936 encodes MRHTKSCPSWKWKGIRNCILWKKMYKFICTCTNGKETREPELSQVGDNRGKELTQAKDFNVQQLPQQEKDGSNQKLSQRKESVSSQGLSQWGESARYKIYDKPLHPEKDKDTQTCAQQGPSSPSSVGTQVAAEAACELPSASPALGSPTEDELAAAAAPAGAAEELEEPLKPLAPKMEKAPGSPARSEELPSAGTESPVPAPRSPPGCSPALLDLVGHISSEVVLKAVPEVQASGQQPEEQGDLEQSMAAELEAAAPGQREQSSSSAPHSPCCPPSPLGAQALREQQEEADRGSVLAEEES; translated from the coding sequence ATGAGACATACCAAGAGCTGTCCCAGTTGGAAGTGGAAGGGTATCAGGAACTGTATCCTTTGGAAGAAGATGTACAAGTTCATCTGCACATGCACCAATGGGAAGGAGACCAGAGAGCCAGAGTTGTCCCAGGTGGGAGACAACAGGGGAAAGGAGCTAACCCAAGCAAAAGATTTCAatgtccagcagctgccccaacAGGAAAAAGATGGGAGCAACCAAAAGCTAtcccaaaggaaagaaagtgtCAGCAGCCAGGGCCTGTCTCAATGGGGAGAAAGTGCCAGGTACAAGATCTATGACAAACCTTTACACCCAGAGAAGGACAAGGACACCCAGACTTGTGCCCAGCAGGggcccagctctcccagcagcgTGGGCACCCaggtggcagcagaggcagcctgTGAGCTGCCCAGTGcctctcctgccctggggagtCCCACCGAGGatgagctggcagctgctgctgctccagctggagctgctgaggagctggaggagccccTGAAGCCTCTGGCTCCCAAGATGGAAAAGGCACCAGGTTCTCCTGCTCGCAGTGAGgagctgccatcagcagggacagagagcccAGTCCCTGCCCCACGCAGccccccaggctgcagcccGGCTCTGCTGGACTTAGTGGGGCACATCAGCTCTGAGGTGGTGCTCAAGGCTGTGCCTGAGGTCCAGgcatctggccagcagccagaggaacagggggacctggagcaaagcatggctgcagaactggaagcagcagctccaggacaaagggaacagagctcaagctctgccccacacagcccctgctgcccccccAGCCCACTGGGAGCCCAGGcgctcagggagcagcaggaggaggcagacAGGGGGTCAGTCCTGGCAGAGGAAGAGAGCTAG